A region from the Lentimonas sp. CC4 genome encodes:
- a CDS encoding ribonucleoside-diphosphate reductase subunit alpha, whose amino-acid sequence MIQKISFEEDLELKRYATTPKEKKPRFDWAGVLGDDRFQRPEIKIDAEGGERDFDLAEIADTIGAALTDLLLSRDEQEIFTDVNQKFVAKVADSVGAVLADQIDQGRSLKLSTHDIHMLIEKALIESDAHDVARSLMFGRNKSKRLDEREPVAIRLIRRNGQVVPWCESKIEIAVRKSFLSLHLDSEPAIDIARAVTDRLNVGGQAFINIEDVQDAVQEEMMRQGHFKVAEAYILYRARRSHVREEEGIAPVPESEQESMIVVTEENGDTNFWDAIDLKRRIEFGSIGLDLNLSAAEIEKELRRSLYPEMKRADLQKTIILNAKSMIEKDADFAKFAGRVLLTYIYEEVLGWDIVRDGVDSLKEAHRRGFKPYLKRAIEIDRVNPKLLDFDLDKIAASLDPSADLDFDYLGVQTMYDRYLIVDKTAKKHLRLEVPQYFWIRVAMGLFHHEKDDREGYALRLYNLYKSRRFCSSTPTLFNSGTLHSQLSSCYLYKVDDSIESIMHRGIADNAFLSKWAGGLGGSWTAVRGTGGFIKGTNGESQGVIPFLKLHNDQLVAVNQGGKRRGSGCAYLETWHNDLDDFLELRKNTGDDRRRTHDMNTANWIPDLFMKRMEARGVWTLFRSNECPDLHDLYGKAFEERYCEYEAMAERGEIFGQKRPAIDLWKSMLKMIFETGHPWITFKDPCNVRSPQDHCGVIHSSNLCTEITLNTSDEETAVCNLGSVVLDSHLDKDGNLDHAKLRETISIAVRALDNVIDINFYPTPSAKTANSRHRPIGLGIMGLQNALYKKDIAFASQAAVEFNDEFMEAIAYYAYEASSDIAAEHGTYSTYKGSKWDRGLMPQDTLDMLAAERGEEVAVPRAGKMDWKPLREKIAKHGMRNSNVLAIAPTATISNIMGTTPCIEPTYKNLFVKSNLSGDFIVLNAHLVRDLKNRGLWTAEMLDQVKYFDGELDAIEGVPQDLVEKYTTAFGIEYKYFIDAAARRQKWIDQSQSVNLFIASPDIKTLSHMYRDAWRKGLKTTYYLRSLGASNIEKATTSVKKEVRGRAGQTDAAAPKKEFTKEEVKACSLEAMMNGEECEACQ is encoded by the coding sequence ATGATCCAAAAAATCTCATTCGAAGAAGATCTCGAACTCAAGCGTTACGCCACTACCCCTAAAGAAAAGAAGCCTCGCTTCGACTGGGCCGGCGTGCTCGGTGATGACCGTTTCCAACGTCCAGAAATTAAGATCGATGCCGAAGGCGGCGAGCGTGATTTCGACCTCGCAGAAATCGCTGATACGATCGGTGCTGCCTTGACCGATCTGCTCCTTTCTCGTGATGAGCAGGAGATTTTCACCGATGTGAATCAAAAGTTTGTGGCCAAGGTTGCAGACAGTGTGGGCGCAGTGTTGGCCGATCAAATCGATCAAGGTCGTTCACTCAAGTTGTCCACGCATGACATCCACATGCTGATTGAGAAGGCACTGATCGAGAGCGATGCGCACGATGTCGCCCGCAGCCTTATGTTTGGACGTAACAAGTCTAAGCGTCTCGACGAACGCGAGCCAGTCGCCATCCGTTTGATCCGCCGCAACGGTCAGGTCGTGCCGTGGTGCGAGTCCAAGATCGAGATCGCTGTGCGTAAGTCGTTCCTTTCCCTGCACCTCGATTCCGAGCCAGCCATCGACATTGCACGTGCGGTGACTGATCGCCTCAACGTCGGCGGCCAAGCCTTCATCAACATCGAAGACGTCCAAGACGCCGTCCAAGAAGAGATGATGCGCCAAGGTCATTTCAAGGTGGCTGAGGCTTACATTCTTTATCGCGCGCGCCGTTCACATGTTCGCGAAGAAGAGGGCATTGCTCCCGTCCCAGAGAGCGAGCAAGAATCCATGATCGTCGTCACCGAAGAAAACGGTGACACCAATTTCTGGGATGCAATCGATCTCAAGCGCCGCATCGAATTCGGCTCCATCGGCCTCGACCTCAATCTCAGTGCCGCTGAGATTGAGAAAGAACTGCGCCGCTCACTCTACCCAGAGATGAAGCGCGCAGACTTGCAGAAGACCATCATTCTCAATGCCAAGAGCATGATCGAGAAAGATGCCGACTTCGCCAAGTTTGCAGGACGTGTCCTCCTTACATATATCTACGAAGAAGTGCTCGGCTGGGATATCGTTCGCGACGGCGTCGATAGCCTCAAAGAAGCGCACCGCCGTGGCTTCAAGCCATACCTGAAGCGCGCCATCGAAATCGACCGCGTCAATCCCAAGCTGCTCGACTTCGATCTCGATAAGATCGCAGCATCGCTCGATCCATCCGCCGATCTCGATTTCGATTACCTCGGCGTGCAGACCATGTATGACCGCTACTTGATCGTCGATAAGACAGCCAAGAAGCACCTCCGCCTCGAAGTGCCACAGTATTTCTGGATTCGTGTCGCCATGGGACTTTTCCATCACGAGAAGGACGATCGCGAAGGTTACGCACTGCGCCTTTACAACCTCTACAAGAGCCGTCGTTTCTGCTCTTCTACGCCGACACTCTTCAACTCCGGCACGCTGCACTCACAGCTCTCGTCTTGCTACCTCTACAAGGTCGACGATAGCATCGAGTCAATCATGCACCGTGGTATCGCGGACAATGCCTTCCTCTCTAAATGGGCAGGCGGCCTCGGTGGTTCATGGACTGCGGTTCGTGGCACAGGTGGTTTCATTAAAGGCACCAACGGCGAGTCGCAAGGCGTCATCCCATTCCTGAAGTTGCACAATGACCAACTCGTAGCCGTCAACCAAGGTGGCAAGCGTCGCGGTTCCGGTTGTGCGTATCTCGAAACTTGGCACAACGACCTCGACGATTTCCTCGAATTGCGTAAGAACACCGGAGACGACCGTCGCCGCACGCACGACATGAACACAGCCAACTGGATTCCAGACTTGTTCATGAAGCGCATGGAAGCACGTGGCGTGTGGACACTGTTCCGCTCGAACGAATGCCCAGACCTGCACGACCTTTACGGTAAAGCCTTCGAAGAACGCTACTGCGAATATGAAGCCATGGCTGAGCGCGGCGAAATCTTCGGTCAAAAGCGTCCCGCGATCGACCTGTGGAAGTCCATGCTCAAGATGATCTTCGAAACAGGGCACCCTTGGATCACGTTCAAAGATCCTTGCAACGTTCGTAGCCCACAAGATCACTGCGGCGTCATTCATAGCTCCAATCTCTGCACAGAGATCACGCTTAATACCAGCGACGAAGAAACGGCCGTCTGCAATCTCGGTTCGGTCGTGCTCGACTCGCACCTGGATAAGGATGGTAACCTCGACCACGCCAAGCTTCGCGAAACGATCAGTATCGCAGTGCGCGCACTCGACAATGTGATCGACATTAACTTCTACCCAACACCATCTGCGAAGACAGCCAATAGCCGTCACCGCCCAATCGGTCTTGGTATCATGGGGCTACAAAATGCACTCTATAAGAAGGACATCGCTTTTGCTTCTCAAGCAGCCGTCGAGTTCAATGACGAGTTCATGGAAGCGATTGCTTACTATGCGTATGAAGCATCCAGCGACATCGCTGCAGAGCACGGCACTTACAGCACCTATAAGGGCTCCAAGTGGGATCGCGGCCTCATGCCACAAGACACACTCGATATGCTTGCAGCAGAGCGTGGCGAAGAAGTCGCTGTGCCACGTGCTGGTAAGATGGACTGGAAGCCACTGCGCGAAAAGATCGCGAAGCACGGTATGCGTAACTCCAATGTTCTGGCGATCGCTCCAACAGCGACGATCTCCAACATCATGGGCACCACACCCTGCATCGAGCCGACTTATAAGAATCTCTTCGTGAAGAGTAATCTCTCCGGCGACTTCATCGTGCTCAATGCCCACCTGGTCCGCGACCTCAAGAATCGCGGCCTTTGGACCGCTGAGATGCTTGACCAAGTTAAATACTTCGATGGTGAGCTCGATGCGATCGAAGGCGTCCCACAAGACCTCGTCGAGAAATACACCACAGCATTCGGTATCGAATACAAATACTTCATCGATGCTGCCGCACGTCGTCAGAAATGGATCGACCAATCACAATCGGTCAATCTCTTCATCGCGTCGCCGGACATCAAGACACTCTCGCACATGTATCGTGATGCATGGCGCAAGGGACTCAAGACGACTTACTACCTCCGCTCACTCGGTGCTTCCAATATTGAGAAAGCCACGACCAGCGTGAAGAAGGAAGTCCGCGGCCGCGCCGGCCAAACCGACGCCGCCGCTCCTAAAAAGGAGTTCACCAAAGAAGAGGTCAAAGCCTGCTCCCTCGAAGCCATGATGAACGGCGAAGAGTGCGAAGCCTGCCAGTAA
- a CDS encoding M20/M25/M40 family metallo-hydrolase, with protein MPKKKTAKKASKPSTTAYQAPQFLVDLLDARSPTGHEYEAQAVVDQHVESEVDVYRKDTMGNRFATVNPEGDPSILFAGHIDELGLIITYINDQGFVYFDTLGGHDKSMISGRRVSILTSNGVVKGVTGKRAIHLMSPEDRKKVPETHEIWIDLGVKNKEEAEALVRIGDSAVYDQSFELIRGSVGVARAFDDKAGAYAVMEAVLRLSKEKKLSARVTAAATTQEEIGTRGAMTAAFSENPDFAIAVDVGHATDSPDCDPRKYGMFKQGGGPIICRGPNINPVIFDKIVAAAEANDIPYQIEADPRPTGTDARAIQVAQSGIATGLLSIPLRYMHTPSEMVDLEDIEHTVQLLVAVSKSLKKGERGIW; from the coding sequence ATGCCAAAAAAGAAAACCGCGAAGAAGGCCTCAAAACCTAGCACAACCGCCTACCAGGCTCCTCAATTTCTAGTTGATCTGCTTGATGCACGCTCCCCAACTGGGCATGAATACGAAGCACAAGCAGTAGTCGATCAACATGTTGAATCGGAAGTCGATGTGTATCGTAAGGATACCATGGGCAATCGCTTTGCCACAGTAAACCCAGAGGGTGATCCTTCGATCCTCTTTGCAGGTCACATCGATGAGCTAGGCCTCATCATTACCTATATCAATGATCAGGGCTTCGTCTATTTCGATACGCTTGGTGGCCATGATAAGTCGATGATCTCTGGTCGTCGTGTGTCGATTTTGACAAGTAATGGTGTGGTCAAGGGTGTCACTGGTAAGCGTGCCATCCACTTGATGAGCCCAGAGGATCGTAAGAAAGTTCCAGAGACACACGAAATCTGGATCGATCTCGGCGTGAAGAATAAGGAAGAAGCTGAGGCCTTGGTGCGTATTGGCGATAGCGCGGTATATGACCAGAGCTTCGAGTTGATTCGTGGCAGTGTTGGTGTGGCTCGTGCATTTGATGACAAGGCTGGTGCTTATGCGGTCATGGAAGCAGTGCTTCGTTTGTCGAAAGAGAAGAAGCTGTCTGCTCGAGTGACTGCTGCTGCGACGACTCAAGAAGAGATCGGCACACGCGGTGCGATGACTGCTGCCTTCTCTGAAAACCCAGACTTTGCGATCGCAGTGGACGTTGGTCATGCTACCGATTCGCCGGATTGCGATCCGCGTAAATACGGAATGTTCAAACAGGGCGGTGGTCCGATCATTTGTCGTGGCCCGAATATCAACCCAGTCATTTTTGATAAGATTGTGGCAGCAGCGGAAGCGAATGACATCCCGTATCAAATCGAGGCCGATCCGCGCCCGACTGGCACGGATGCGCGCGCGATTCAAGTTGCTCAGTCCGGAATTGCTACAGGGCTGCTATCTATCCCACTGCGCTACATGCACACACCGAGCGAAATGGTCGATCTAGAAGACATAGAGCACACCGTTCAACTGTTGGTGGCAGTTTCCAAGTCACTTAAGAAGGGTGAGCGCGGTATTTGGTAG
- a CDS encoding lipopolysaccharide kinase InaA family protein, whose protein sequence is MFRIEKIHVAPEWEQQLSVAGLLDVESLTTREFDWFERPNKRLGGWSGVSRLYLNPDAPKDEQVALFLKIQNNHCYRTIGNSFKKRLTFEREMDAFEALKDLGVLPELLLFAKWRTADGDVGSLIITKELRGFVELEGLLKTIRSTQSQSDTSIRKALRAVADATRAMHATGWAHFAYKPKHVFISTESEPEHQIRLIDFERARRPLSAKTFVTEDLSRFLRHSRFLSREQKLQFLLDYFQVESFDPKQQRLVDQLETDKSLRVGKALKPAVA, encoded by the coding sequence ATGTTTAGAATTGAGAAAATCCATGTTGCTCCCGAATGGGAGCAGCAACTTTCTGTTGCGGGACTCTTGGATGTCGAATCGCTCACTACACGTGAGTTCGATTGGTTTGAGCGTCCGAACAAACGGCTCGGGGGCTGGAGTGGGGTGTCCCGCTTGTATCTGAATCCCGATGCGCCGAAAGATGAGCAGGTTGCGCTTTTTTTGAAGATTCAGAATAACCACTGCTACCGCACCATTGGCAATAGCTTTAAGAAGCGACTGACTTTTGAACGAGAGATGGATGCCTTCGAGGCGCTCAAAGATTTGGGTGTGTTGCCTGAGTTGCTGCTTTTTGCTAAATGGCGCACGGCTGATGGCGATGTCGGTTCGTTGATCATTACCAAGGAGCTCAGAGGCTTTGTTGAGTTAGAGGGTTTGCTGAAAACGATTCGATCGACGCAGTCACAGTCTGATACCTCGATTCGTAAGGCATTGCGTGCAGTTGCGGACGCGACGCGTGCTATGCATGCAACTGGCTGGGCGCATTTTGCCTACAAGCCGAAGCATGTATTCATCAGCACAGAATCCGAACCAGAGCATCAAATACGGCTCATCGATTTCGAGCGTGCCAGGCGTCCACTGAGCGCAAAGACGTTTGTGACTGAAGATCTGTCACGCTTCTTGAGGCATAGCCGGTTTCTTAGTCGTGAGCAGAAACTACAATTCCTGCTCGATTACTTTCAGGTCGAGTCGTTTGACCCGAAGCAACAACGCTTAGTCGATCAACTGGAGACAGATAAGAGCCTGCGGGTAGGTAAAGCGCTGAAACCTGCAGTGGCTTAG
- a CDS encoding prepilin-type N-terminal cleavage/methylation domain-containing protein — MKQPLLSSKLYATRHQGGFTLIELLTVIAIVGVLAAILIPALGKVRERSMMTKKTSNYRQYFIANTLYANDNKGYTCPAKDARNGGELWQILLSPYLVGAEKNQVRTDLEIFRDPFFEEYNSEQSWLGGVGMNVKIRLPESTAENVYWNEAAIEDGRGEDFKLGMIKEPATRIFMGDSTNWFVNTKKVATNRHEDNTKGMFVRFDGSVELLDADQATLALEDPAALRSQ, encoded by the coding sequence ATGAAGCAACCACTACTATCCTCTAAGCTTTATGCTACTCGCCACCAAGGTGGCTTTACCCTGATCGAACTTTTGACCGTTATCGCCATTGTTGGTGTGTTGGCCGCTATTTTAATCCCAGCGCTAGGGAAGGTGCGAGAACGCTCTATGATGACGAAGAAGACGTCGAACTACCGTCAATACTTCATCGCCAATACACTGTATGCCAATGACAATAAGGGCTACACCTGTCCTGCGAAGGATGCTCGCAATGGTGGTGAGCTCTGGCAGATCCTATTGTCGCCTTATCTAGTCGGTGCCGAGAAGAATCAGGTCCGAACTGATCTTGAAATCTTTAGAGATCCGTTTTTCGAAGAGTATAATTCGGAACAGTCTTGGCTCGGTGGAGTGGGGATGAACGTCAAAATTCGCCTGCCAGAGTCGACTGCTGAAAACGTCTATTGGAACGAGGCGGCAATTGAAGATGGCCGTGGTGAAGACTTTAAGCTCGGTATGATCAAGGAGCCGGCTACCCGTATTTTTATGGGTGATTCGACCAACTGGTTTGTGAACACGAAAAAAGTAGCAACGAACCGGCACGAGGATAATACGAAGGGCATGTTTGTTCGTTTCGATGGCAGCGTGGAACTCCTCGATGCGGATCAAGCCACACTCGCACTCGAAGATCCTGCAGCACTCAGAAGTCAGTAG
- a CDS encoding LEA type 2 family protein: MKPSLRALLSLTLIAALGLSGCATLDKNHIDPKVDVVGISKSETGSSALQFTIQLRIVNPNAEPINLSGLYYELSLEGIEVVTGTAKDLPSIEGYSEEIVSVSSAASLFSSARLLQKLINAPQDMLNYELKAKLGTTSKWMPSTTVVETGEISLQ, encoded by the coding sequence ATGAAACCTTCGCTCCGTGCCCTCCTGTCCCTCACTCTCATAGCAGCTCTCGGATTGAGCGGTTGCGCGACGCTCGACAAGAACCACATCGACCCAAAGGTCGATGTCGTCGGTATCAGTAAGAGCGAAACTGGTAGTAGCGCACTGCAATTCACCATTCAGCTGCGTATCGTGAACCCCAATGCCGAACCCATCAATCTCAGCGGACTCTACTATGAGCTTAGCCTGGAAGGAATCGAAGTCGTAACGGGCACTGCAAAGGATCTGCCATCGATTGAAGGCTACAGTGAAGAAATTGTCTCAGTCAGTTCAGCTGCCAGCTTATTTAGTAGCGCCCGCCTCCTCCAGAAACTCATCAATGCTCCACAAGATATGCTGAACTACGAATTGAAAGCAAAGCTCGGCACAACCTCAAAATGGATGCCATCTACGACCGTCGTGGAGACTGGCGAGATCTCGCTACAGTAA
- a CDS encoding serine/threonine-protein kinase: protein MSAEHTNPTNDAADKALRMMYDLTEQIDSLTEDEINPSFASIVQEVDRYEIIEEIASGGMKQIFKAYDKYTRRHVAMALLAPETPSDRFDPFIHEAWIAAQLDHPNIIKIHDLGITAEKRPFFTMDLKSGQSLQHYIETLEQDTPSSTENVSLDLYIRICDAVAYAHAKGILHLDLKPSNIQISGYGGIVVCDWGLAKIVGEHDLHSPEIEAWDLDEDLKATGTLHGQIKGTPGFMAPEQLAADGDKTPRTDIYALGCILYFLLTQKSPITGTNQEIITRTTDGTLSQTLSLPQTELPPPLRAIIAKATAPRPEDRYKNAEDLVDDIRQYQDGYSPSAEQSSFSQELALFYRRNRTVSNIVLGASLLLMLFTTLFISRIEQSKASEHEARLNAQQALALYDQEHTARHELSKTFSLEKYELSRQLSNEYFYGRPIEAVEQAFAEIETGLSVDPNNELLARQKLYFNFLTLNFKAANEYRENYSGEIKVINDLLQIMEILPSIDSSAQRPPIKAFSDVIQMMAANKEASKRKALIKKMLTYDVATRQDLQGYDQVIKEVLKFFNPEWNTEHFHYNTERKHLALHGEGLHILALAREDEKPSLLCFLPIETLDISDSNIYSLTHLFGLELKELDIRNCLISNLYAIDQFPTLQRLTISPNQFTEEQIDALPESIQVEIR from the coding sequence ATGAGCGCAGAGCACACCAACCCCACAAACGATGCCGCAGATAAGGCACTGCGAATGATGTATGATCTCACGGAGCAAATTGATTCGCTTACAGAAGATGAAATCAACCCCTCCTTTGCATCGATTGTGCAGGAAGTAGATCGTTATGAGATCATCGAAGAGATTGCCTCCGGTGGCATGAAGCAAATCTTCAAGGCCTACGACAAGTATACCCGTCGCCACGTGGCCATGGCCCTGCTGGCACCAGAGACTCCGAGCGACCGCTTTGACCCCTTCATTCATGAAGCCTGGATCGCCGCACAATTGGATCATCCGAATATAATCAAGATCCATGACCTAGGTATCACAGCTGAGAAACGGCCGTTCTTCACGATGGATCTGAAGTCAGGTCAGTCGTTGCAGCACTATATTGAGACGCTCGAACAGGACACGCCCTCATCCACTGAAAATGTGTCACTCGATCTCTATATTCGTATCTGCGACGCCGTCGCCTATGCGCACGCCAAAGGCATTCTGCATCTGGACCTGAAACCGTCCAACATCCAGATCAGTGGCTATGGAGGCATCGTGGTGTGCGACTGGGGACTCGCTAAGATCGTTGGCGAGCACGACTTACACAGCCCCGAAATTGAGGCATGGGACCTGGATGAAGATTTAAAAGCCACTGGCACGCTACACGGACAAATTAAAGGAACGCCTGGCTTCATGGCCCCCGAACAGCTCGCAGCCGATGGCGACAAGACTCCACGCACCGACATCTATGCGCTTGGTTGCATTCTCTATTTCCTACTCACCCAAAAGAGCCCGATCACCGGAACCAACCAAGAGATCATCACCCGCACCACCGACGGCACATTGTCACAAACCCTCTCGCTTCCCCAAACGGAACTGCCACCGCCACTAAGAGCGATCATAGCCAAAGCGACGGCGCCCCGGCCTGAAGACAGATACAAAAATGCTGAAGACTTGGTGGACGACATACGGCAGTATCAGGATGGCTACTCCCCCTCCGCAGAGCAAAGCAGCTTCTCTCAGGAACTCGCGCTGTTCTATCGCCGTAACCGAACCGTGAGCAATATCGTCTTGGGCGCTAGTCTACTGCTGATGCTCTTCACGACACTGTTCATTAGTCGTATCGAGCAAAGCAAAGCCAGCGAGCACGAGGCCCGACTAAATGCTCAACAGGCACTGGCTCTTTACGACCAAGAGCACACTGCCCGACACGAACTGAGTAAAACCTTCTCGCTGGAAAAATATGAACTGAGTCGGCAACTAAGTAACGAATACTTCTACGGCCGCCCCATCGAAGCAGTCGAACAAGCCTTTGCCGAAATTGAAACCGGCCTCAGCGTGGATCCCAATAATGAACTCCTCGCCCGTCAGAAACTGTATTTCAATTTCCTGACCCTCAACTTTAAGGCCGCGAATGAATACAGGGAAAACTACAGCGGAGAGATCAAAGTCATCAACGATCTACTCCAAATAATGGAAATACTGCCATCGATTGACAGCAGCGCACAGCGGCCCCCAATCAAAGCATTCAGCGACGTCATACAAATGATGGCAGCCAACAAAGAAGCATCAAAGCGCAAAGCCTTAATCAAAAAGATGCTCACCTACGATGTTGCGACACGACAAGACCTACAAGGCTACGATCAGGTCATCAAGGAGGTGCTAAAGTTTTTCAATCCCGAATGGAACACAGAGCACTTCCACTACAACACAGAGCGCAAACACCTAGCTCTTCACGGTGAAGGACTACACATCCTTGCGCTTGCTCGAGAAGACGAAAAACCATCGCTGCTCTGCTTTCTCCCTATTGAAACACTCGATATAAGTGACTCCAACATTTACTCGCTCACTCACCTCTTCGGATTGGAACTTAAAGAACTAGATATCCGTAACTGCCTGATATCCAACCTATACGCCATCGATCAATTCCCTACCCTACAACGACTTACCATCTCCCCTAACCAATTCACTGAAGAGCAAATCGACGCCCTGCCAGAGTCCATACAGGTGGAAATACGTTAA
- a CDS encoding sigma-70 family RNA polymerase sigma factor, with product MAHNWKTRHTLIEAARNTGDEAVWAELVTHYLPFIRHLLQQIGIPPSELEDIAQEVLITLWKKLELYKKEKGKFRTWLGTVIRHTAYNTVDKRKREQRKRDALRDEHSAELNQYTEPEFQQIVDEEWKSYLANLALKQLETVFGENARQCFLDGMQGISAGDTAERLGLSIETVYSSRKRVKARLLRELQHLRQQIEF from the coding sequence ATGGCTCATAATTGGAAAACCCGACATACACTGATCGAAGCAGCGCGCAATACAGGCGATGAGGCCGTATGGGCAGAGCTCGTCACGCATTACCTGCCCTTTATCCGTCACTTGCTCCAGCAGATTGGCATTCCCCCATCAGAGTTGGAAGACATTGCACAGGAAGTGCTTATCACGCTCTGGAAGAAACTCGAACTCTATAAAAAGGAAAAAGGAAAATTCCGCACCTGGCTGGGAACGGTGATTCGGCACACCGCCTACAACACAGTGGACAAACGGAAGCGGGAGCAGCGTAAACGCGACGCCCTGCGTGACGAACACAGTGCCGAGCTGAACCAGTATACCGAACCAGAATTTCAACAAATCGTTGATGAAGAGTGGAAGAGCTACTTAGCCAACCTCGCGCTCAAACAGCTTGAGACCGTTTTTGGTGAGAATGCCCGGCAGTGCTTTCTCGATGGAATGCAAGGCATCAGTGCCGGCGATACCGCCGAACGCCTAGGGCTTTCAATTGAAACGGTCTATTCCTCGCGCAAGCGGGTCAAGGCACGCTTGCTGCGAGAACTCCAGCACCTACGTCAACAAATCGAGTTTTAA